One Echeneis naucrates chromosome 1, fEcheNa1.1, whole genome shotgun sequence DNA segment encodes these proteins:
- the slc5a10 gene encoding sodium/glucose cotransporter 5, whose translation MAWWPIGASLFASSEGSGLFIGLAGTGAAGGIAVTGFEWNATYVLLALAWVFVPVYISSGIVTMPEYLGRRFGGERIRTYLAVLSLLLSIFTKISTDLYSGALFVQVCLGWNLYLSTVLMLVVTAFYTIAGGLAAVIYTDTLQTFVMIVGAIILTITAFNKIGGYGNLEQVYSMAVPAKIIPNSTCHLPRQDAMHLFRDAVTGDLPWPGMTLGLTILATWYWCTDQVIVQRSLSAKNMSHVKGASILAAYLKMLPFIFIILPGMISRALYPDSVGCVDPEECVRVCGAEVGCSNIAFPKLVIELMPSGLRGLMIAVMMAALMSSLTSIFNSSSTLFTMDIWKKHRPQASEKELLLVGRIVTVILVVVSVVWIPILQSANSGQLYVYIQSVTSYLAPPVTAVFTLAVFWKRTNEQGAFWGLMVGLVVGVCRMVLEFAFPPPRCGIVDSAPTVLRSVHYLHFAILLCGLTAIVVTIVSLLTPPPSPEQVCNLTWWTITEKPQREIPLQKVSSVSHRVPQGSEPTRQATCGQGVRSCIAAMRQAKGTPAPRVPSVRESVLWSRFCCANALLLISINIFLYAYFA comes from the exons ATGGCCTGGTGGccg ATCGGAGCTTCCCTGTTTGCCAGTTCAGAGGGCTCAGGTCTGTTTATTGGCCTGGCTGGGACTGGAGCTGCAGGAGGCATCGCTGTCACTGGTTTTGAATGGAAC GCCACATACGTGTTGCTCGCACTGGCCTGGGTATTTGTACCTGTCTACATCTCCTCAGGG ATTGTGACGATGCCGGAGTATCTGGGCCGTCGATTTGGAGGAGAGAGGATCAGAACCTACCTGGCTGTCCTCTCGCTGTTGCTCTCCATCTTCACAAAGATATCA ACTGACCTGTACTCCGGAGCCTTGTTTGTTCAGGTGTGTCTGGGCTGGAACCTCTACCTCTCCACTGTCCTCATGCTGGTGGTCACTGCTTTCTACACTATCGCAG GTGGCCTTGCAGCTGTCATCTACACTGACACTCTTCAGACATTTGTCATGATTGTTGGAGCCATCATCCTAACAATTACTG CCTTTAACAAGATCGGGGGCTACGGTAACCTGGAGCAGGTGTACAGCATGGCCGTGCCCGCTAAGATCATTCCCAACAGCACCTGCCACCTGCCACGTCAGGACGCCATGCACCTGTTCAGAGACGCGGTCACTGGGGACCTGCCCTGGCCTGGCATGACGCTGGGGCTCACCATACTGGCTACCTGGTACTGGTGCACTGACCAG GTTATTGTACAACGCTCCCTGTCTGCTAAGAACATGAGTCATGTGAAAGGAGCGTCGATCCTTGCTGCCTATCTGAAGATGCTgcccttcatcttcatcatcctccctGGCATGATCAGCCGAGCTCTCTATCCAG ACTCGGTTGGTTGTGTGGATCCGGAGGAGTGTGTGCGGGTGTGTGGCGCCGAGGTGGGATGCTCCAACATCGCCTTTCCCAAGCTGGTCATTGAACTCATGCCAAGTG gcTTGCGGGGCCTTATGATTGCGGTGATGATGGCAGCTCTGATGTCTTCGTTGACCTCCATCTTCAACAGCAGCTCCACACTCTTCACCATGGACATCTGGAAGAAACATCGCCCACAGGCCTCGGAGAAAGAGCTCCTGTTGGTCGGCAG GATTGTGACAGTGATCCTGGTGGTGGTGAGTGTGGTGTGGATCCCCATCTTGCAGTCGGCCAATAGTGGCCAGCTGTATGTTTACATCCAGTCTGTGACGAGCTACCTCGCCCCGCCGGTCACGGCTGTTTTCACTCTGGCTGTCTTTTGGAAGAGAACCAATGAACAG ggtgcTTTCTGGGGCCTGATGGTTGGTTTGGTGGTGGGTGTGTGCAGGATGGTGCTGGAGTTTGCGTTCCCTCCTCCCAGATGTGGCATCGTGGATTCTGCACCTACAGTTTTGCGCAGCGTCCACTACCTCCACTTTGCCATTCTGCTCTGCGGCCTCACTGCCATTGTGGTTACTATAGTATCCCTGCTCACACCGCCGCCCAGCCCCGAGCAG GTCTGCAACCTGACTTGGTGGACAATAACTGAAAAGCCACAAAGAGAAATTCCGCTGCAGAAAGTGTCCTCTGTCAGCCACCGTGTCCCTCAGG GCTCCGAGCCAACTCGCCAGGCGACGTGTGGTCAGGGGGTAAGATCGTGCATTGCAGCAATGCGACAAGCAAAGGGGACTCCAGCTCCCAGAGTTCccagtgtgagagagagcgtgtTGTGGTCGAGGTTCTGCTGTGCTAATGCACTCCTGCTGATCAGCATTAACATTTTTCTCTATGCATACTTTGCCTGA
- the fam83gb gene encoding protein FAM83G: MALSQIQCLDDHHVNWRVSESKPEFFYSEDQRLALEALVTEGRDAFTCYIRERGVREFLSEPELKRIELTAEAYRPGHEHHQKPDTPGPGNVTPGSVEEAGDGEVSLQYWPDRSEFSVAELDLGWPDAISYRGVTRVTVYTQPPTEGHTHIKEVVRKSIASAQKVIAVVMDVFTDVDIFRDLLDAAYKRKVPVYIIIDMAAVPCFLSMCGRADMHRGHLKNLRVRCCGGVEFFTRSAQKVRGSLSQKFLLVDGDRAISGSYSFTWSSSRLDRNLITVITGQAVETFDLQFRDLYLLSRGVSLSKVPMVDEPIPDPLPHAAPTPLSATVARKLINPKYALVATGTHTSPTSSDKNSSNKNSNLQNPNGLKIMKGRLKEVIEEPPIHPGLANLEKAYLIPYLPTWPEPDPPSDVIGFINIRDEKRANQVHLQRSERFEVSQAIRFSSPLMPPAKTEESAENKQPEASAPVSPTKKQVKEKKHTAHNKDQTDTTDSRLAPQQPSTPPTQDAHTPKAYTPQSPISVTPVPQPTDNPKETPEATAPPVPKRRTLHLIIDPTPSEGPGQPQVTLVKVDPLHNLDNSSSCEKPDQEATPGRGRLTSKNDGGDSGSNEVGSQDSTKVICDQGANDEPSSASTASEEEFYDSHQEPSSMLTNGVTTGSGRGHRHGDGVNMMARLSQSMLDLRQSSQSEDSAALIRQSQQLRRQANPSPHRQIGQLFQSSRSPGRDASLRGPKVVIAKPGSYHRPTRAAGPVIGGYRYWHGQTLQSDSAQQRPEARSSRSPRRHSPGYRKMDHTLPHSSDHPSGLLGLPLSKMSNFRHMRARGGVSQKKASQSNKATR; the protein is encoded by the exons ATGGCTCTGTCCCAGATCCAGTGTCTGGACGACCACCACGTCAACTGGCGCGTGAGCGAAAGTAAGCCGGAGTTTTTCTACAGCGAGGATCAGCGGCTCGCGCTCGAGGCTCTGGTCACCGAAGGCCGCGATGCCTTCACGTGCTACATCCGCGAGCGCGGAGTCCGGGAGTTCCTGTCGGAGCCGGAGCTGAAGCGGATCGAGCTCACGGCCGAGGCCTACCGCCCCGGGCACGAGCATCACCAGAAACCGGACACCCCGGGACCGGGTAACGTCACCCCGGGCTCCGTGGAGGAAGCCGGGGACGGAGAGGTGTCGCTCCAGTACTGGCCGGACCGGTCCGAGTTCTCGGTGGCCGAGCTGGACCTCGGGTGGCCCGATGCCATCTCTTACCGGGGGGTGACCCGGGTGACCGTGTACACACAGCCTCCCACCGAGGGGCACACTCACATCAAGGAGGTGGTGAGGAAGAGCATCGCTTCAGCACAGAAG GTCATAGCAGTGGTGATGGATGTGTTCACAGACGTGGATATCTTCAGAGATCTGCTGGATGCGGCATACAAACGCAAAGTTCCTGTATACATAATCATTGACATGGCTGCAGTCCCCTGCTTTCTTTCCATGTGTGGTAGAGCTGATATGCACAGAGGACACCTAAAG aATCTGCGTGTTCGCTGCTGTGGAGGTGTGGAGTTCTTCACACGGTCGGCACAGAAGGTGCGTGGCTCACTGAGCCAGAAGTTCCTCCTGGTAGATGGAGACAGAGCCATCTCTGGTTCATACAG CTTCACCTGGTCTTCGTCTCGTTTGGACCGTAACCTCATCACTGTGATCACAGGACAGGCAGTGGAGACATTTGACCTACAGTTTCGTGACTTGTACCTCTTGTCCAGAGGTGTGTCCCTCAGCAAGGTCCCCATGGTGGACGAGCCGATCCCTGACCCGCTCCCTCATGCGGCCCCCACTCCTCTCTCAGCTACTGTTGCTAGGAAGCTAATCAATCCTAAATATGCCCTGGTTGCCACGGGAACACACACAAGTCCAACCTCCTCTGACAAGAACTCCAGCAACAAGAACTCAAACTTGCAGAATCCCAATGGGCTAAAAATCATGAAAGGCCGTCTGAAGGAAGTTATCGAAGAGCCGCCCATACACCCGGGATTAGCCAATCTGGAGAAGGCGTACTTGATTCCTTACCTCCCCACCTGGCCAGAGCCAGACCCGCCCAGCGATGTGATTGGCTTTATCAACATCAGGGATGAAAAGCGAGCCAATCAGGTTCATCTACAGAGGTCAGAAAGGTTTGAGGTCAGCCAGGCTATACGCTTCAGCTCACCACTGATGCCTCCTGCCAAGACTGAGGAATCTGCTGAGAATAAACAGCCAGAAGCTTCTGCTCCAGTCAGTCCAACCAAAAAACAggtcaaagagaaaaaacacacagctcacaataaagaccaaactgatacaacTGATTCCAGATTGGCCCCTCAGCAGCCCAGCACACCTCCAACAcaagacgcacacacaccaaaggCATACACCCCACAATCACCAATCAGTGTAACCCCTGTTCCTCAGCCGACAGATAATCCTAAAGAAACCCCAGAGGCCACAGCACCACCTGTTCCCAAACGTCGCACACTGCATTTAATCATCGACCCTACCCCCTCTGAGGGGCCTGGCCAACCACAGGTTACTCTGGTGAAAGTTGATCCGTTGCATAATTTAGACAACTCTTCTTCTTGCGAGAAGCCCGATCAGGAAGCAACACCAGGCCGAGGCCGATTAACATCCAAGAATGATGGCGGGGACTCTGGCAGCAACGAAGTGGGCAGCCAAGACAGCACCAAGGTCATATGTGACCAAGGAGCCAATGATGAGCCTTCTAGTGCTTCCACAGCATCAGAGGAGGAGTTTTATGATTCCCACCAGGAGCCAAGCAGCATGCTGACAAACGGAGTGACGACTGGTTCGGGTCGCGGACATCGCCATGGTGATGGGGTCAACATGATGGCACGCCTCTCCCAGAGCATGCTGGACTTGCGACAGTCCAGCCAATCCGAGGACAGCGCTGCCCTCATCCGCCAATCACAGCAACTTCGCAGACAAGCTAACCCCTCACCACACAGGCAGATAGGACAG TTGTTCCAAAGCTCGAGATCTCCTGGTCGTGACGCAAGCCTGCGAGGACCTAAAGTAGTCATTGCCAAACCAGGAAGCTACCACCGCCCCACCCGAGCAGCTGGCCCTGTGATAGGTGGATACCGTTACTGGCACGGCCAAACGCTGCAGTCCGATTCTGCCCAGCAGCGGCCAGAGGCGCGGTCCAGCCGGTCACCCCGACGCCACAGTCCGGGATACCGCAAGATGGACCATACTTTGCCACACTCCTCTGATCACCCATCAGGACTGCTGGGACTTCCTCTCTCCAAAATGAGCAATTTTAGACACATGAGGGCCCGGGGAGGTGTGTCACAGAAGAAAGCGTCTCAAAGTAACAAGGCTACCAGGTAG
- the chtf18 gene encoding chromosome transmission fidelity protein 18 homolog isoform X1: protein MDEYDELFDRQDDFEEQFADELEVLAQMEEEDDLGRRQGEDISDVEHPDDRPITPKAKRQKQDAGVAKRLFSTSQIQESKVRLQSADITPPSSPEQYDPSHTFRSTPAVLDISGFATIPETPRRQPTEAPSSLHVLKRPPLEGDYISVTDSSGSRVYLRQKEDTGTKMVDSRMVPDSQGALGLLAVPIGVLREQEAERRHQQVLEESQRLTELLTSSVNDVFVEPESREDEENNDPADTEGRISRLWVDRFSPRHYTQLLSDDFTNRCLLKWLKLWDTVVFGRERKSRPARSDRQAPNQNSFKSNKGNQNLNRFKTKIEMTEELLEAELDQYKRPKFKVALLSGPPGLGKTTLAHVIAKHAGYNVVEINASDDRSAEVFQKRIDTATQMKSVLGANERPNCLIIDEIDGAPVAAINILLATLNRKDGHGGESGAENMKKKKKESILLRPIICICNDLYVPALRSLRQQAFLLAFPQTQPSRLAQRLAEISLQQGIKADTGTLMSLCEKTDNDIRSCINTLQFLHSRGLKQLDTKTIQSVSVGQKDQNKGLFHLWKEIFQMPRTKRKRIGEGFDEALGSGSGAQRFQYILNLASSSGEYEKVSQGLYDNYLSMRVRDPNLQCVSEALDWLSFSDRLNHMILHNQNFSLMKYLPFLSVTFHFLFAHTNVPRINYPHSQHEATSRLLSSKNALSSMLADIPAGFRTRISQLSLTLDILTLLLEIISPKLRPVNPQLFSSREKEQMRELINTMLAYNLSYRQDRTPEGQYTYVLEPRVEEVVRFPGLPPHRQLTYQAKQTINREMEQERMRRAEQVMLQRNPAVKEEDKKSAGSKPIRNHQQRLENIVKQTTVETRPEVDFFGRTVAPKPQIQHSSSSDTGDKCVALAMGKAVGNSDVWFRFNEGMSNAVRRNVYIRELL, encoded by the exons ATGGACGAATATGACGAGCTGTTCGACCGACAGGATGATTTTGAGGAGCAGTTCGCCGACGAGCTGGAGGTTTTGGCTCAGATGGAGG aggaaGATGATCTGGGGAGACGTCAAGGAGAAGACATTTCAGACGTAGAGCACCCGGATGATCGGCCCATCA CTCCAAAAGCAAAGCGACAGAAGCAGGATGCTGGTGTGGCCAAGCGACTTTTCAGCACATCACAAATTCAAGAAAGCAAGGTACGGCTGCAGAGTGCTGACATCACACCTCCATCCTCTCCAGAGCAGTATGATCCCTCTCACACCTTCAG GTCTACTCCTGCTGTGCTGGATATCAGTGGCTTTGCTACAATCCCAGAGACACCTAGACGACAGCCCACAGAAGCACCGTCTTCACTACATGTGCTGAAGCGACCTCCGCTGGAGGGGGATTACATCAGTGTGACGGACTCATCAGGGAGTCGAGTCTACCTGCGGCAGAAAGAAGACACAGGGACGAAG ATGGTGGACTCCAGAATGGTTCCAGATTCCCAGGGTGCACTGGGGCTTCTTGCGGTACCAATAGGTGTTCTTAGagagcaggaagcagagagg CGCCATCAGCAAGTTTTAGAGGAATCTCAAcgcctcacagagctgctgaccAG CAGCGTGAACGATGTGTTTGTTGAGCCTGAAAGCAGAGAAGATGAAGAGAACAATGatcctgcagacacagagggcCGAATTTCTCGTCTCTGGGTGGACAGATTTTCTCCCAGACACTACACACAACTTCTCAGTGATGAT TTTACCAACCGCTGTCTGCTCAAGTGGTTGAAACTCTGGGACACTGTTGTGtttggaagagagaggaagtccCGCCCTGCCCGCTCTGACAGGCAGGCGCCCAACCAAAACTCATTCAAATCCAATAAAGGCAACCAGAACCTAAATCGCTTCAAGACAAAGATTGAGATgactgaggagctgctggaagCCGAACTGGACCAGTACAAAAGACCTAAATTCAAG GTTGCATTGTTGTCTGGTCCGCCAGGTTTGGGGAAGACCACCCTGGCTCATGTCATTGCCAAGCATGCTGGCTACAATGTGGTGGAAATCAATGCCAG TGACGACCGCAGTGCAGAAGTCTTCCAGAAACGCATTGACACGGCAACGCAGATGAAGTCTGTGTTAGGAGCCAATGAAAGACCCAACTGCCTTATTATCGATGAGATTGATGGAGCACCTGTG GCTGCCATCAACATTTTGTTAGCAACTCTGAATAGGAAAGATGGACATGGTGGGGAATCTGGAGCAGagaacatgaagaagaaaaagaaggagtcCATTCTGCTTCGACCAATCATCTGCATCTGTAATGACCT TTATGTTCCCGCTCTCAGATCTCTCAGGCAGCAGGCCTTTCTCCTGGCTTTCCCTCAGACTCAGCCTTCTCGCCTTGCACAGAGACTAGCAGAG ATTTCACTCCAGCAGGGGATAAAAGCAGACACAGGTACTCTGATGTCACTGTGCGAGAAGACAGACAATGACATCAGGTCTTGTATCAACACACTACAG TTTCTCCACAGTCGTGGCCTCAAGCAGCTGGACACCAAGACGATCcagagtgtgtctgtgggaCAGAAGGACCAGAACAAAGGCTTGTTTCATCTCTGGAAGGAGATCTTCCAGATGCCGCGTACAAAACG GAAACGTATTGGTGAAGGGTTTGATGAGGCCCTGGGCTCAGGAAGTGGAGCTCAGAGGTTCCAGTACATTCTAAACTTGGCATCATCAAGTGGAGAGTATGAGAAGGTTTCTCAG GGTCTGTATGATAATTATCTGTCCATGCGTGTCAGAGACCCCAACCTGCAGTGTGTGAGCGAGGCTCTGGATTGGCTGTCGTTCTCAGACAGGCTCAACCACATGATTCTGCACAACCAGAACTTCTCCCTGATGAAATACCTGCCTTTCTTGTCGGTCAcgttccacttcctgtttgctcaCACAAATGTGCCCCGCATCAACTATCCCCACAGCCAGCACGAG GCCACCTCCCGCCTCCTCAGCAGCAAGAATGCCTTGTCCTCCATGCTGGCTGACATCCCAGCAGGCTTCAGAACCAGGATTAGCCAACTCAGCCTGACCCTTGATATTCTTACGCTGCTCCTTGAGATCATCTCCCCCAAACTACGGCCT gtgAATCCGCAgctgttcagcagcagagagaaggagcagaTGCGGGAGCTGATCAACACCATGCTCGCCTACAACCTCTCCTACAGACAGGACCGCACACCTGAGGGGCAGTACACATATGTGCTGGAGCC TCGGGTCGAGGAGGTGGTGAGGTTTCCCGGCCTGCCCCCCCATCGCCAGTTGACTTATCAGGCCAAACAAACCATCAACAGGGAGATGGAGcaagagaggatgaggagagctGAGCAAGTGATGCTGCAGAGAAACCCTGCTGTG aaagaggaagacaaaaagagcGCCGGTTCCAAACCGATCAGGAACCATCAGCAGAGGCTGGAGAACATTGTCAAACAGACCACAGTGGAGACCAGG CCGGAGGTGGATTTCTTCGGTCGAACTGTCGCCCCCAAACCTCAGATTCAGCATTCGTCCTCCTCAGACACAG
- the chtf18 gene encoding chromosome transmission fidelity protein 18 homolog isoform X2, with translation MDEYDELFDRQDDFEEQFADELEVLAQMEEEDDLGRRQGEDISDVEHPDDRPITPKAKRQKQDAGVAKRLFSTSQIQESKVRLQSADITPPSSPEQYDPSHTFRSTPAVLDISGFATIPETPRRQPTEAPSSLHVLKRPPLEGDYISVTDSSGSRVYLRQKEDTGTKMVDSRMVPDSQGALGLLAVPIGVLREQEAERRHQQVLEESQRLTELLTSVNDVFVEPESREDEENNDPADTEGRISRLWVDRFSPRHYTQLLSDDFTNRCLLKWLKLWDTVVFGRERKSRPARSDRQAPNQNSFKSNKGNQNLNRFKTKIEMTEELLEAELDQYKRPKFKVALLSGPPGLGKTTLAHVIAKHAGYNVVEINASDDRSAEVFQKRIDTATQMKSVLGANERPNCLIIDEIDGAPVAAINILLATLNRKDGHGGESGAENMKKKKKESILLRPIICICNDLYVPALRSLRQQAFLLAFPQTQPSRLAQRLAEISLQQGIKADTGTLMSLCEKTDNDIRSCINTLQFLHSRGLKQLDTKTIQSVSVGQKDQNKGLFHLWKEIFQMPRTKRKRIGEGFDEALGSGSGAQRFQYILNLASSSGEYEKVSQGLYDNYLSMRVRDPNLQCVSEALDWLSFSDRLNHMILHNQNFSLMKYLPFLSVTFHFLFAHTNVPRINYPHSQHEATSRLLSSKNALSSMLADIPAGFRTRISQLSLTLDILTLLLEIISPKLRPVNPQLFSSREKEQMRELINTMLAYNLSYRQDRTPEGQYTYVLEPRVEEVVRFPGLPPHRQLTYQAKQTINREMEQERMRRAEQVMLQRNPAVKEEDKKSAGSKPIRNHQQRLENIVKQTTVETRPEVDFFGRTVAPKPQIQHSSSSDTGDKCVALAMGKAVGNSDVWFRFNEGMSNAVRRNVYIRELL, from the exons ATGGACGAATATGACGAGCTGTTCGACCGACAGGATGATTTTGAGGAGCAGTTCGCCGACGAGCTGGAGGTTTTGGCTCAGATGGAGG aggaaGATGATCTGGGGAGACGTCAAGGAGAAGACATTTCAGACGTAGAGCACCCGGATGATCGGCCCATCA CTCCAAAAGCAAAGCGACAGAAGCAGGATGCTGGTGTGGCCAAGCGACTTTTCAGCACATCACAAATTCAAGAAAGCAAGGTACGGCTGCAGAGTGCTGACATCACACCTCCATCCTCTCCAGAGCAGTATGATCCCTCTCACACCTTCAG GTCTACTCCTGCTGTGCTGGATATCAGTGGCTTTGCTACAATCCCAGAGACACCTAGACGACAGCCCACAGAAGCACCGTCTTCACTACATGTGCTGAAGCGACCTCCGCTGGAGGGGGATTACATCAGTGTGACGGACTCATCAGGGAGTCGAGTCTACCTGCGGCAGAAAGAAGACACAGGGACGAAG ATGGTGGACTCCAGAATGGTTCCAGATTCCCAGGGTGCACTGGGGCTTCTTGCGGTACCAATAGGTGTTCTTAGagagcaggaagcagagagg CGCCATCAGCAAGTTTTAGAGGAATCTCAAcgcctcacagagctgctgaccAG CGTGAACGATGTGTTTGTTGAGCCTGAAAGCAGAGAAGATGAAGAGAACAATGatcctgcagacacagagggcCGAATTTCTCGTCTCTGGGTGGACAGATTTTCTCCCAGACACTACACACAACTTCTCAGTGATGAT TTTACCAACCGCTGTCTGCTCAAGTGGTTGAAACTCTGGGACACTGTTGTGtttggaagagagaggaagtccCGCCCTGCCCGCTCTGACAGGCAGGCGCCCAACCAAAACTCATTCAAATCCAATAAAGGCAACCAGAACCTAAATCGCTTCAAGACAAAGATTGAGATgactgaggagctgctggaagCCGAACTGGACCAGTACAAAAGACCTAAATTCAAG GTTGCATTGTTGTCTGGTCCGCCAGGTTTGGGGAAGACCACCCTGGCTCATGTCATTGCCAAGCATGCTGGCTACAATGTGGTGGAAATCAATGCCAG TGACGACCGCAGTGCAGAAGTCTTCCAGAAACGCATTGACACGGCAACGCAGATGAAGTCTGTGTTAGGAGCCAATGAAAGACCCAACTGCCTTATTATCGATGAGATTGATGGAGCACCTGTG GCTGCCATCAACATTTTGTTAGCAACTCTGAATAGGAAAGATGGACATGGTGGGGAATCTGGAGCAGagaacatgaagaagaaaaagaaggagtcCATTCTGCTTCGACCAATCATCTGCATCTGTAATGACCT TTATGTTCCCGCTCTCAGATCTCTCAGGCAGCAGGCCTTTCTCCTGGCTTTCCCTCAGACTCAGCCTTCTCGCCTTGCACAGAGACTAGCAGAG ATTTCACTCCAGCAGGGGATAAAAGCAGACACAGGTACTCTGATGTCACTGTGCGAGAAGACAGACAATGACATCAGGTCTTGTATCAACACACTACAG TTTCTCCACAGTCGTGGCCTCAAGCAGCTGGACACCAAGACGATCcagagtgtgtctgtgggaCAGAAGGACCAGAACAAAGGCTTGTTTCATCTCTGGAAGGAGATCTTCCAGATGCCGCGTACAAAACG GAAACGTATTGGTGAAGGGTTTGATGAGGCCCTGGGCTCAGGAAGTGGAGCTCAGAGGTTCCAGTACATTCTAAACTTGGCATCATCAAGTGGAGAGTATGAGAAGGTTTCTCAG GGTCTGTATGATAATTATCTGTCCATGCGTGTCAGAGACCCCAACCTGCAGTGTGTGAGCGAGGCTCTGGATTGGCTGTCGTTCTCAGACAGGCTCAACCACATGATTCTGCACAACCAGAACTTCTCCCTGATGAAATACCTGCCTTTCTTGTCGGTCAcgttccacttcctgtttgctcaCACAAATGTGCCCCGCATCAACTATCCCCACAGCCAGCACGAG GCCACCTCCCGCCTCCTCAGCAGCAAGAATGCCTTGTCCTCCATGCTGGCTGACATCCCAGCAGGCTTCAGAACCAGGATTAGCCAACTCAGCCTGACCCTTGATATTCTTACGCTGCTCCTTGAGATCATCTCCCCCAAACTACGGCCT gtgAATCCGCAgctgttcagcagcagagagaaggagcagaTGCGGGAGCTGATCAACACCATGCTCGCCTACAACCTCTCCTACAGACAGGACCGCACACCTGAGGGGCAGTACACATATGTGCTGGAGCC TCGGGTCGAGGAGGTGGTGAGGTTTCCCGGCCTGCCCCCCCATCGCCAGTTGACTTATCAGGCCAAACAAACCATCAACAGGGAGATGGAGcaagagaggatgaggagagctGAGCAAGTGATGCTGCAGAGAAACCCTGCTGTG aaagaggaagacaaaaagagcGCCGGTTCCAAACCGATCAGGAACCATCAGCAGAGGCTGGAGAACATTGTCAAACAGACCACAGTGGAGACCAGG CCGGAGGTGGATTTCTTCGGTCGAACTGTCGCCCCCAAACCTCAGATTCAGCATTCGTCCTCCTCAGACACAG